GGCCATCTGGCTCACGCGGTCCACCCCGGCCAACTGCAGCTTGGTGAACCAGCGCGCCACGTCGAAGGGTGCGAGCGCGGCGGCAGTGGGCTTGGGCAACTCGGGAAGTACGGGCCGCAGCGCCGACTCGCCGCGCATGAGCGCGTCGAACATCGCGCCGGGGTCGTCGCCGTGCGGGCTCACGACGCCCAAGCCGGTGACCACGACCTCCACGGCGCTCACTTGGCCTGGGCTGCCTGCGCGGCCAGGGTCTTGTCGACCATGGCCGCCAGCTCGGCCAGCGTGTCGACGTTGACGTCCTGGTCGGGCATGGAGATCTTGAAATGGTCCTCGACGGCGAACACGAATTCGACCAGCGTGAGCGAATCGAAACCCTTGTCGCGCATGGAGGCGTTGGGGTCGAGCGCCGCCGGGTCGAGGCCGTACTTTTCCTGGATCAGG
Above is a window of Variovorax sp. RA8 DNA encoding:
- a CDS encoding acyl carrier protein, which codes for MSSLKELQDLIQEKYGLDPAALDPNASMRDKGFDSLTLVEFVFAVEDHFKISMPDQDVNVDTLAELAAMVDKTLAAQAAQAK